The window GGCACGCTGCTCGGCACCCTTGACGACGTGCAGATGCCCGGGGGCCAGGAGGTGTGGTCCATCCGCACCGCCGACGGCAAGGAAGTGCTGCTGCCTGCCGTGGACGAATTCGTGGCGTCCATAGACCTGGATACGCGCGAGGTGCGCATCACCCCGCCGCCCGGGCTGCTGGAACTGTATCTGGAGACGCCGGACAAGTCCGATGCCCGCGCACCCGATGCGGATGCCGCCAGGCCGGATGGCCCGGACGAGGCGACCGGCGCATAGCGCCAGGCAACCGCCATGCACTTCACCCTGGTCACCCTGTTCCCGGAATTCTTCGACTCGCCCCTGTCCGCAGGGCTGATGGCCAAGGCACGCGAGTCGGGCACCGTGGACTTTTCCTTCCGCAACCCGCGCGACGCCACCACCGACCGCCACCGCACCGTGGACGACCGCCCCTACGGCGGCGGCCCCGGCATGGTCATGCTGCCGGAACCGCTGGCCACCACCCTGCGCGGCCTGCGTGAAGACGCCCCCAGGGGCCGCATCCTGATGATGGCCCCGCGCGGGCGCCGCTTTACCCAGCAGATGGCCCGCCAACTGGCCCTCGAAGAGCACGTGACCATCCTGTGCGGCCGCTACGAGGGCTTCGATGCGCGCATCGAGGAACTGTTCGACATCGAGCCGGTATGCGTGGGCGACTTCGTGCTCAACGGCGGCGAGACGGCGGCGCTGAACGTCATAGAGGCCGTGGCGCGGCTGGTGCCCGGCTTCATGGGCAAGGAAGAATCGGGCGAGGACGAGAGTTTTTCCGACGGCCTGCTGGAATACCCCCACTACACCCGTCCGGAAGTGTTCGAGGGACTGCCCGTGCCAGAGGTGCTGCGTTCCGGCGACCATGGCCGCATCGCCGCGTGGCGGCGCGAGCAGTCGCTGGCGGCCACCCTGCGCCTGCGGCCCGAACTTCTGCCAGAGGCCCCGCTGACAGAAACCGACATGACCTTCCTGCGGCACAAGGCCGCCGAAACCGTGGAACGGCCCGGCCGCAACCTGCATTGCGCCCTGGTGCACTACCCGGTGCTGAACAAGGAAAAAAAATCGGTGGCCGTGTCTTTGACAAACCTCGACATTCACGATATAGGCCGCTGTTCCTGCACGTATGGACTTGGCGGGTATTACATCGTAACCCCCATCGAGGACCAGCGGCGCCTGCTCGACGGCAT of the Nitratidesulfovibrio sp. genome contains:
- the trmD gene encoding tRNA (guanosine(37)-N1)-methyltransferase TrmD; protein product: MHFTLVTLFPEFFDSPLSAGLMAKARESGTVDFSFRNPRDATTDRHRTVDDRPYGGGPGMVMLPEPLATTLRGLREDAPRGRILMMAPRGRRFTQQMARQLALEEHVTILCGRYEGFDARIEELFDIEPVCVGDFVLNGGETAALNVIEAVARLVPGFMGKEESGEDESFSDGLLEYPHYTRPEVFEGLPVPEVLRSGDHGRIAAWRREQSLAATLRLRPELLPEAPLTETDMTFLRHKAAETVERPGRNLHCALVHYPVLNKEKKSVAVSLTNLDIHDIGRCSCTYGLGGYYIVTPIEDQRRLLDGILRHWTEGPGLAANPDRGEALGLVRGAETVQDAVDDITRRTGQRPLVMATSARGAGDTTVGQVRSILAERPVLLLFGTGHGLSPHLVAACDGTLRPVRWMDGYNHLSVRTAAAIIMDRILGDCY